A genomic window from Acinetobacter chinensis includes:
- the zigA gene encoding zinc metallochaperone GTPase ZigA has translation MDNSLATPAKLPVTVLSGFLGAGKTTLLNHILNNREGRRIAVIVNDMSEVNIDAALVRDGGAELSRTDEKLVEMSNGCICCTLREDLLVEVRRLAQEYRFDQLVIESTGISEPLPVAETFTFEDENGVSLNEFARLDTMVTVVDAFNFLKDYSSYDSLQQRGESLGEQDERTVVDLLIDQIEFCDVIILNKVDLINEDDKQRLFAILNKLNPRAKIEISEFGKVNLDKVLNTGLFDFNEASQAPGWLKELRGEHTPETEEYGIKSFVYRARRPFHPQRFYDFINSEWKGVVRSKGYFWLASNPEFAASWSQAGAMARHGVAGYWWATVPDEHWPEDQQSRDEIIRNWDERTGDARQEIVMIGMDMDEQGLIQQFDQCLLTDVEMAGGPEQWKLMVNPFPEWENLEQSSDN, from the coding sequence ATGGATAATTCTTTAGCCACTCCAGCCAAATTACCTGTAACTGTGCTGTCGGGATTCCTCGGTGCAGGTAAGACGACGTTACTCAATCATATTTTAAATAACCGCGAAGGTCGTCGTATCGCGGTCATTGTTAATGATATGTCGGAGGTAAATATTGATGCTGCTTTAGTACGAGATGGTGGTGCAGAACTTTCCCGTACTGATGAAAAACTAGTAGAAATGAGTAATGGCTGTATCTGCTGTACTTTGCGGGAAGATTTACTGGTAGAAGTTCGTCGCCTTGCTCAAGAGTATCGTTTTGATCAATTAGTCATTGAGTCGACGGGAATTTCTGAGCCATTACCCGTAGCAGAAACTTTTACTTTTGAAGATGAAAATGGTGTATCACTGAATGAGTTTGCACGACTTGATACCATGGTGACGGTTGTAGATGCCTTTAATTTTTTAAAAGATTACAGCTCGTATGATAGTTTGCAACAACGCGGAGAGTCATTGGGTGAACAAGATGAGCGTACTGTGGTTGACCTGTTGATTGATCAGATTGAGTTTTGTGATGTCATCATCTTAAATAAAGTAGATCTGATCAATGAGGATGATAAACAACGTTTATTTGCAATTCTAAATAAACTTAATCCACGAGCAAAAATTGAAATTTCTGAATTTGGTAAAGTCAATTTAGATAAAGTTTTAAATACGGGGCTTTTTGATTTTAACGAAGCATCTCAAGCTCCAGGTTGGTTGAAAGAATTGCGTGGTGAACACACACCTGAAACAGAAGAATATGGGATTAAAAGTTTTGTGTATCGCGCAAGACGTCCATTTCATCCACAACGCTTTTATGATTTCATCAATTCCGAATGGAAAGGTGTGGTTCGTTCGAAAGGCTATTTTTGGTTGGCTTCAAACCCTGAGTTTGCTGCTTCTTGGTCACAAGCGGGTGCAATGGCTAGACATGGTGTTGCCGGCTATTGGTGGGCAACGGTTCCTGACGAGCATTGGCCAGAGGATCAGCAAAGCCGTGATGAAATCATCAGAAATTGGGATGAACGTACTGGGGATGCACGACAGGAAATTGTAATGATTGGAATGGATATGGATGAACAGGGTTTAATCCAACAGTTTGACCAATGTTTACTGACGGATGTGGAAATGGCCGGAGGACCTGAGCAGTGGAAGCTTATGGTTAATCCATTTCCTGAGTGGGAGAACTTAGAGCAATCGTCAGATAATTGA
- a CDS encoding ArsR/SmtB family transcription factor has product MKTNELQMKIDLSKVDLVTDCLKVLSNPDRLKILCVLIDGELNVQQIEKNAQVYQPTLSQQLTILRKSKMVSTRREGKQIFYQFSDMRILQIMQTLYGLYCMNNMDSD; this is encoded by the coding sequence ATGAAAACCAATGAATTACAAATGAAAATAGATCTTTCAAAAGTCGATCTTGTCACTGACTGCCTAAAGGTCTTATCGAATCCTGATCGTCTTAAAATTTTATGTGTCTTAATTGATGGTGAGCTGAATGTTCAACAAATTGAAAAAAACGCTCAGGTATACCAACCAACATTGTCACAACAACTAACGATACTCAGAAAAAGTAAAATGGTATCAACACGCCGCGAAGGCAAACAAATCTTTTATCAATTTAGTGATATGAGAATATTACAAATCATGCAGACCCTATACGGCTTATATTGTATGAATAACATGGACTCGGACTAG
- a CDS encoding YeeE/YedE family protein encodes MSDYLISFIGGLLLGAAVVGYLYVHGRIAGISGLVAQILNPQTIFKTPAIWFMSGLVIIPFIYGRFVQPEIELNASPLMMIIAGLLVGFGTRLGSGCTSGHGICGISRLSKRSILATMSFMFAGFVTVYMIRHVTGAF; translated from the coding sequence ATGTCTGACTATTTGATTTCCTTTATCGGTGGATTATTGCTAGGTGCCGCTGTAGTTGGCTACCTATATGTACATGGTCGTATTGCTGGAATTAGTGGATTAGTTGCACAAATTCTAAACCCTCAAACGATATTTAAGACACCTGCTATTTGGTTTATGTCAGGTTTGGTCATTATCCCCTTCATTTATGGGCGATTTGTTCAGCCAGAAATTGAATTGAATGCCAGTCCGTTGATGATGATCATTGCTGGGCTATTGGTGGGTTTTGGGACACGCTTAGGTTCAGGCTGTACCAGCGGTCATGGCATTTGTGGGATCAGTCGCTTATCTAAACGTTCTATTCTAGCCACCATGAGTTTTATGTTCGCTGGATTTGTTACGGTTTACATGATTCGCCATGTCACAGGAGCTTTCTAA
- a CDS encoding YeeE/YedE family protein, which yields MKNFLAFIFGGLFSIGLILSGMSNPEKVLNFLDLFGDWDASLAFVMIGAIMVAIIPFQKAVRSKAPKTVLNEPIELPGNHKIDPKLISGSLLFGIGWGIAGICPAPSFTLIGLGHYQVLYFIVAMLAGVLLHRKWTGA from the coding sequence ATGAAGAATTTTCTTGCTTTCATTTTCGGCGGTTTATTTTCTATAGGTTTGATCCTTTCAGGGATGTCCAATCCAGAAAAAGTTTTAAACTTCTTAGATTTGTTCGGTGATTGGGATGCGAGTCTGGCTTTCGTAATGATTGGAGCGATTATGGTTGCAATTATTCCTTTTCAAAAAGCAGTACGAAGTAAAGCACCCAAAACCGTATTAAATGAACCAATTGAATTACCAGGCAATCATAAAATTGATCCTAAATTGATCTCGGGCAGTCTTTTATTTGGTATTGGTTGGGGGATTGCCGGGATATGTCCTGCACCCAGTTTTACCTTGATTGGTCTTGGGCATTATCAGGTTCTGTATTTTATTGTCGCGATGCTTGCAGGCGTCTTGCTTCACCGTAAGTGGACAGGAGCTTAA
- a CDS encoding MBL fold metallo-hydrolase: MSNFPVVKDFFHEDTNTFSYVVSDPATNSCAIIDSVLDYDAASATTFTTHADQIITYIKAQGLTVGWILETHVHADHLTAAQYLKTELGGKIAMSQRIAVVQEIFAAIYHLDIKQWNTQQLFDYLFDDHEQFLIGSIEAYNIPTPGHTPACLSYVIGDAVFVGDTLFMPDYGTARCDFPRGSASILFDSVQSLYQLPEKTRVFLCHDYLPEKRDTYMCETDIQTQKNQNIHIHDSTTKDDFVEMRNKRDAGLSMPKLILPSIQINMKAGQFPEPEENGVSYLKLPLNYFK; encoded by the coding sequence ATGTCAAACTTCCCTGTTGTAAAAGATTTTTTTCATGAAGATACGAACACTTTCAGTTACGTGGTGAGTGATCCAGCTACCAATTCATGTGCAATTATTGACAGTGTGCTGGACTATGATGCTGCATCAGCCACAACTTTTACCACACATGCCGATCAGATTATTACCTATATCAAAGCACAGGGTTTAACAGTCGGGTGGATTTTAGAAACCCATGTTCATGCCGATCATTTAACTGCTGCACAATATCTCAAAACCGAATTAGGCGGAAAAATCGCCATGAGTCAGAGGATTGCTGTGGTACAAGAGATCTTTGCTGCGATTTATCATTTGGATATCAAACAGTGGAATACCCAACAATTATTTGATTATTTGTTTGATGATCATGAGCAATTCCTAATTGGTTCAATCGAAGCATATAACATCCCTACTCCTGGACATACGCCAGCCTGCTTGAGTTATGTCATCGGTGATGCCGTGTTTGTGGGTGATACCTTGTTTATGCCGGATTATGGTACGGCACGCTGTGATTTCCCAAGAGGAAGCGCATCAATTCTTTTTGATTCAGTACAAAGCTTATATCAATTGCCTGAGAAAACACGCGTATTTCTTTGTCATGATTATTTGCCTGAAAAGCGCGATACCTATATGTGTGAAACGGATATTCAGACTCAAAAAAATCAGAACATCCATATTCACGATAGCACGACCAAAGATGATTTTGTCGAAATGCGAAATAAGCGTGATGCAGGTTTAAGTATGCCCAAACTGATTTTACCTTCGATACAGATCAACATGAAAGCAGGACAATTCCCTGAACCAGAAGAGAATGGTGTTTCTTATTTAAAGCTTCCGCTTAATTACTTCAAATAG
- a CDS encoding sulfite exporter TauE/SafE family protein encodes MWMLILEGLVIGGLLGLTGAGGGILAVPALMASQGWTVAQAAPVGLLAVTLSALVGTFEGLFKKIVRYRAALWIALISIPSARYGVHLGGIISPVWLTLAFSLVMLVVAYRIFFKKVNDHTGVLCKVNQTTGRLIWNMKTALSLGAIGVVAGLLTGLLGVGGGFVIVPALSKVTDLDMRSIVATSLMIIFLIGGVSISAHILDGFQYPVSVTLTFVLACMAGMLIGRSLMPLVKNSQIQKVFAITVISVAFYLISTVIIT; translated from the coding sequence ATGTGGATGCTAATACTTGAAGGTTTAGTCATCGGTGGTTTGCTAGGGTTAACAGGTGCCGGTGGTGGCATTCTGGCTGTACCCGCACTGATGGCAAGTCAAGGATGGACGGTCGCACAAGCTGCACCTGTTGGCTTGCTTGCAGTCACTTTATCTGCCTTGGTTGGAACATTTGAAGGCTTATTTAAGAAAATAGTACGCTATCGCGCTGCGCTTTGGATTGCACTGATCAGCATTCCTTCAGCACGTTATGGTGTGCATCTGGGAGGAATAATTTCTCCTGTATGGCTTACCTTGGCATTCAGTTTAGTCATGCTCGTGGTTGCTTACCGGATTTTTTTTAAAAAAGTGAATGACCATACAGGGGTGCTGTGTAAAGTTAACCAAACAACTGGTCGTCTGATTTGGAACATGAAAACTGCATTGTCTCTCGGCGCCATTGGTGTCGTGGCAGGTTTATTGACTGGTTTGCTTGGGGTAGGTGGGGGATTCGTGATTGTTCCAGCACTGAGTAAAGTAACTGATCTTGATATGCGCAGTATTGTTGCGACCTCGTTGATGATTATTTTCCTGATAGGTGGTGTCAGCATTTCAGCTCATATTTTAGATGGTTTTCAATACCCCGTTTCGGTCACGCTGACTTTCGTTTTAGCTTGCATGGCTGGGATGTTGATTGGTCGAAGTTTGATGCCTTTAGTTAAGAATAGTCAAATCCAAAAGGTTTTTGCCATAACTGTCATAAGCGTAGCATTTTATTTAATTTCTACAGTCATCATAACTTAA
- a CDS encoding rhodanese-like domain-containing protein, with product MKTAEQLISMAKNRIQEVTVADLLEAMKNHKTILIDVREPDEFQAAAIDRAVNYPRGVLEMRIHQHPVASHHCDTLQALEHLKDQPIYLICGTGGRSALATDTLQNMGFTQVKSVQGGFQAWLEQGYPVEK from the coding sequence ATGAAAACAGCAGAACAATTAATTTCAATGGCAAAAAACCGAATTCAAGAAGTGACGGTCGCAGACTTACTTGAAGCTATGAAAAACCATAAAACCATTCTGATTGATGTTCGGGAACCAGATGAATTTCAGGCGGCAGCGATAGACCGAGCCGTGAATTATCCTCGTGGTGTTTTAGAAATGAGAATTCACCAGCATCCTGTGGCGAGCCATCATTGCGATACCTTGCAAGCACTAGAACATCTTAAAGATCAGCCGATTTATTTGATTTGTGGGACGGGTGGCCGATCAGCTCTGGCTACAGATACTTTACAGAATATGGGATTTACTCAGGTGAAATCTGTTCAGGGGGGATTCCAAGCATGGCTAGAGCAGGGTTATCCAGTAGAGAAATAA
- a CDS encoding carboxymuconolactone decarboxylase family protein translates to MKYKELTQNISGSLKTLAQDSPDLMKSFNQLSQVAMRDGVIDPKTKELIALAIGVAARCDGCIGFHVRTLVKMGMTLQELEEVLGVAVYMGGGPSLMYAANALEAFKEFTA, encoded by the coding sequence ATGAAGTACAAAGAATTAACTCAAAATATTTCAGGCAGTTTAAAGACATTAGCGCAGGATTCTCCTGATTTAATGAAAAGTTTTAATCAATTGTCACAAGTTGCAATGCGAGATGGTGTTATTGATCCTAAAACCAAAGAACTGATTGCCTTAGCGATTGGTGTTGCAGCACGATGTGATGGCTGTATCGGTTTTCATGTCAGAACTCTAGTCAAAATGGGGATGACATTACAAGAGTTGGAAGAAGTGCTTGGGGTTGCAGTGTATATGGGAGGCGGGCCTTCATTGATGTATGCCGCTAATGCATTGGAAGCATTTAAAGAGTTTACAGCTTAA
- a CDS encoding methyltransferase domain-containing protein has protein sequence MNQHWDNLYSQTQDLYGISPNHFIQQIADQVPVVGKTLAIAEGEGRNILYLADKAKQQNDSFSAEIWDYSKVALQHLSAKAQQAGFDFTLRNIDLNDVEWPRECYQNVMCVYGHFDENTQFNVLTGIRQALTNNGWFIGELYSKEQIDYQTGGPKDINYLYDPMSFLSVFKNDHLYHFYVGEQERHEGKLHNGKCHVVQFAIQVKK, from the coding sequence ATGAATCAGCATTGGGATAATCTTTATTCGCAAACACAGGATCTGTACGGCATTTCGCCCAATCATTTTATTCAACAGATAGCAGATCAGGTTCCAGTTGTGGGAAAAACTCTTGCTATAGCAGAGGGTGAGGGGAGGAATATCCTTTATCTGGCTGATAAAGCGAAACAGCAAAATGATTCATTTTCGGCAGAAATATGGGATTACTCAAAAGTTGCTTTGCAGCACTTATCTGCAAAAGCCCAACAAGCTGGTTTTGACTTCACACTGAGAAATATTGATCTTAATGATGTCGAATGGCCAAGAGAGTGTTATCAAAATGTGATGTGTGTGTATGGGCATTTTGACGAAAATACTCAATTCAATGTTCTCACTGGGATTCGTCAAGCATTGACAAACAATGGCTGGTTTATTGGAGAGCTTTATTCTAAAGAGCAGATTGATTATCAAACCGGTGGTCCGAAAGATATTAACTATTTGTACGATCCAATGTCGTTTCTTTCGGTATTTAAAAATGATCATCTTTATCATTTTTATGTGGGTGAGCAGGAACGTCATGAAGGCAAGTTACATAACGGAAAATGTCATGTAGTTCAATTTGCAATTCAAGTGAAGAAATAG
- a CDS encoding SDR family NAD(P)-dependent oxidoreductase, producing MMSTRFNNKVALVTGAGSGIGRSTALLLAKQGAKVVVSDINLDAAEKVAAEIMTAGGHAVANKTDTSHPEEMKQAVEFAVESFGALHLAFNNAGILGDVNPIAELSIEAWRRVIDINLNAVFYGLHYQIPAILKSGGGAIVNTASILGLVGTKNISGYVAAKHGVTGLTKTASLEYADQGIRINSVHPGYIQTPLIGEFEESELVKLHPVGRLGKPEEVAQVVAFLLSDEASFVTGSQYTVDGSYTSQ from the coding sequence ATGATGTCAACACGTTTTAATAATAAAGTGGCTTTAGTTACAGGTGCGGGTTCGGGTATTGGGCGAAGCACAGCATTGCTTCTTGCTAAGCAAGGGGCAAAAGTTGTTGTTTCAGATATTAATCTTGATGCAGCTGAGAAAGTTGCAGCTGAAATTATGACTGCTGGCGGTCATGCTGTTGCGAATAAAACAGATACATCTCATCCTGAGGAAATGAAGCAAGCTGTTGAGTTTGCCGTGGAAAGCTTTGGGGCTCTTCATTTAGCCTTTAATAATGCGGGTATCTTAGGTGACGTCAATCCGATTGCTGAGTTGAGTATAGAGGCTTGGCGTAGAGTCATCGATATTAATTTGAATGCTGTTTTCTATGGGCTGCATTATCAGATTCCAGCAATACTTAAGTCAGGTGGTGGAGCGATTGTTAACACCGCATCAATCTTAGGTTTAGTCGGGACAAAGAACATTTCAGGATATGTTGCGGCGAAACATGGTGTGACTGGTCTGACAAAGACTGCATCATTGGAGTATGCTGATCAAGGTATACGCATTAATTCAGTTCACCCTGGTTATATCCAAACCCCATTAATTGGAGAGTTTGAGGAATCAGAATTAGTGAAACTTCATCCAGTTGGCCGATTGGGTAAACCAGAAGAAGTTGCTCAAGTAGTGGCTTTTCTATTGTCTGATGAAGCTTCATTTGTGACCGGCAGTCAATATACTGTTGATGGTTCTTATACTTCACAATAA
- a CDS encoding NifB/NifX family molybdenum-iron cluster-binding protein — MFIVITSQNRRHITPHAGKCRKFWKYELKDGKVTDKQLIEVEKEQSFSQSGKVLEKLLPMDIFVTTGMGDRLREKLRNIGVHVMVTAEIEPEQFICSLISAK; from the coding sequence ATGTTTATTGTGATTACATCTCAGAACCGGCGTCATATTACGCCCCATGCGGGAAAATGTCGGAAATTCTGGAAATATGAATTAAAAGATGGAAAAGTGACTGACAAACAACTTATTGAAGTTGAAAAGGAGCAATCCTTTTCCCAGTCTGGAAAGGTACTCGAAAAACTGCTGCCTATGGATATATTCGTAACTACGGGAATGGGCGATCGATTACGAGAAAAACTCAGAAATATTGGTGTTCATGTCATGGTAACGGCAGAAATTGAACCAGAACAATTTATCTGCAGTTTAATTTCAGCCAAATAA
- a CDS encoding helix-turn-helix domain-containing protein, with amino-acid sequence MHLLQQHHVNFNHDFPYIVNLTLAQEIIRARKKMNISQQQLASKLGISPRTLESWERGVRHPSSSAQALIKLFIKSPQFVLENLS; translated from the coding sequence ATGCATCTACTTCAACAGCACCATGTAAATTTTAATCATGATTTCCCATATATCGTTAATTTAACATTGGCTCAGGAAATTATAAGAGCACGTAAAAAAATGAATATTTCTCAACAACAGCTGGCCTCAAAACTTGGCATATCCCCAAGAACGCTGGAAAGTTGGGAAAGAGGTGTTCGTCATCCATCAAGTTCAGCACAGGCTTTAATCAAACTGTTTATTAAGTCACCTCAGTTTGTATTGGAAAATCTTTCCTGA
- the cydB gene encoding cytochrome d ubiquinol oxidase subunit II → MIDLSLIWIVIIAVGVFIYVVLDGFDLGIGILFPFIKNQQERDVMMNTVAPVWDGNETWMVLGGAGLFAAFPIVYSAVLSALYLPIILMVIALIFRGVAFEFRFKATRTKYIWDNAFIWGSIVASFLQGVILGAYIQGIDIVDNRYAGGGFDWLTPFSLFTGLGVVVVYAALGCGWLIMKTDDVLQKHMYKLMPKLLISLLVIFIAVSIYTPIAHPQIAERWFNPTQLIYFSPVPLLVLVCTVLAVRSCIKQNQAMPFLYTLGLVFLAYTGFCISIFPYIIPPSITIWDAAAPANSQLFALIGALILIPIILVYTALSYWVFRDKVRVGDEGYH, encoded by the coding sequence ATGATTGATTTATCTTTAATCTGGATTGTCATTATTGCAGTTGGTGTTTTTATTTACGTTGTACTTGATGGCTTTGATTTAGGTATCGGGATTTTATTCCCTTTTATTAAAAACCAGCAAGAACGTGATGTCATGATGAACACCGTTGCCCCCGTTTGGGATGGTAATGAGACATGGATGGTTTTAGGTGGTGCTGGTCTTTTTGCGGCTTTCCCTATTGTCTATTCAGCGGTTCTGTCAGCCTTATATTTACCTATCATCTTGATGGTAATAGCTTTGATTTTTAGAGGCGTGGCTTTTGAGTTTCGTTTCAAAGCTACTCGAACAAAGTACATTTGGGATAATGCATTTATTTGGGGCTCTATTGTTGCCAGTTTCTTACAAGGTGTAATCTTAGGAGCTTATATTCAGGGTATTGATATTGTTGATAATCGTTACGCTGGTGGTGGCTTTGACTGGTTAACACCTTTTTCATTATTTACAGGTTTGGGTGTTGTAGTCGTTTATGCAGCATTGGGATGTGGTTGGCTCATCATGAAGACTGATGACGTACTACAAAAGCATATGTATAAATTAATGCCCAAGCTTTTGATTAGCTTATTGGTTATTTTCATTGCTGTCAGTATCTATACGCCAATCGCACATCCACAAATTGCTGAGCGCTGGTTTAATCCCACTCAATTGATTTATTTTAGCCCAGTCCCTTTGCTTGTTCTAGTTTGTACCGTTTTAGCGGTACGCTCATGTATTAAGCAAAACCAAGCTATGCCCTTTTTATATACCTTAGGACTCGTATTTCTGGCTTACACAGGATTCTGTATAAGTATTTTTCCTTACATTATCCCACCTTCAATTACCATTTGGGATGCTGCTGCACCTGCCAATAGCCAACTATTTGCACTGATTGGCGCACTGATCTTAATTCCAATCATACTTGTCTATACCGCCCTATCATACTGGGTATTCAGAGATAAAGTTCGTGTTGGGGATGAAGGTTATCATTAA
- a CDS encoding cytochrome ubiquinol oxidase subunit I translates to MTLGFTALELARIQFAFTVSFHIIFPAISIGLASFLAVLEWRWLRTNDSIYHDLFKFWVKVFALSFGMGVVSGVVMSYQFGTNWSEFSRFAGGITGPLLSYEVLSAFFLEAGFLGIMLFGWGRVGKKAHFFATLMVAIGTCISMFWILSSNSWMQTPQGFTIENGIVVPQDWFAIVFNPSFIYRLFHMALAAFLVAALLVAATAAWHLLKGRRDALVKTSFSMALWLILILAPLQVFIGDAHGLNTLKHQPAKLAAMEGHWETNHDHGMPLYLFGIPDMQEERTKYAIAIPHLGSLILTHSMNGTVKGLKDFAPEDRPNSTIVFWSFRIMVGLGMLMLFLAVTALWLRKKGSLYESKWFHRFAILMGPSGFIALLAGWFTTEVGRQPWIIYGVMRTKDALSPVSAEQVGLTLIIFVIVYFIVFGVGIYYMLKLMHKGPEFLNNAPEEIGGVGHFKTPMRPLSAIDEKIDDQDQGASL, encoded by the coding sequence ATGACCTTAGGTTTTACGGCACTTGAGTTAGCACGTATTCAGTTTGCATTCACGGTGTCATTTCATATTATTTTCCCTGCGATTTCTATTGGGCTGGCAAGTTTTCTTGCTGTTTTGGAATGGCGATGGCTTAGAACAAACGACTCTATTTATCATGATTTATTCAAATTCTGGGTGAAAGTATTTGCATTGTCATTCGGCATGGGTGTCGTTTCTGGTGTCGTAATGAGCTATCAGTTTGGAACAAACTGGAGTGAATTTTCTCGATTTGCAGGAGGCATTACAGGCCCCTTACTAAGTTATGAAGTTCTAAGTGCCTTCTTCTTAGAGGCTGGATTTTTAGGCATCATGCTTTTTGGATGGGGTCGAGTCGGCAAAAAAGCACACTTTTTTGCCACATTGATGGTCGCCATCGGTACATGTATTTCAATGTTCTGGATTTTGTCTTCAAACAGTTGGATGCAGACACCTCAAGGCTTCACCATTGAAAATGGAATTGTAGTACCTCAAGATTGGTTTGCTATTGTTTTTAACCCGTCCTTTATCTATCGCTTATTCCATATGGCACTTGCAGCCTTTTTAGTGGCAGCTCTTCTTGTTGCTGCTACTGCTGCTTGGCACTTACTCAAAGGCCGTAGAGATGCATTAGTCAAAACATCATTTTCTATGGCACTTTGGTTAATCCTCATTTTAGCTCCCCTCCAAGTTTTTATAGGTGATGCCCATGGTTTAAATACCCTAAAACATCAACCAGCCAAACTTGCTGCTATGGAAGGCCATTGGGAAACGAACCATGATCATGGGATGCCCTTATATTTATTTGGTATTCCTGATATGCAAGAAGAACGCACGAAATATGCGATTGCAATTCCACATTTAGGAAGCTTAATTCTGACCCACTCCATGAATGGGACGGTGAAAGGATTAAAAGACTTTGCGCCTGAAGATCGCCCAAATTCAACAATAGTATTTTGGAGTTTCCGTATCATGGTTGGGCTAGGTATGCTTATGCTCTTCCTTGCAGTCACTGCCCTATGGCTCAGAAAAAAAGGCAGCCTCTATGAGAGTAAGTGGTTTCATCGCTTTGCAATCCTGATGGGCCCTTCAGGCTTCATCGCCTTACTCGCAGGTTGGTTCACCACAGAAGTAGGACGTCAGCCATGGATTATCTATGGCGTTATGAGGACAAAAGATGCCCTTTCTCCTGTTTCGGCGGAACAAGTTGGATTAACTCTGATTATTTTTGTGATCGTGTATTTCATTGTCTTTGGTGTGGGCATTTATTACATGCTCAAACTCATGCATAAAGGACCAGAGTTTTTAAATAACGCACCAGAAGAAATTGGAGGCGTTGGCCATTTCAAAACACCAATGCGACCTCTGAGTGCCATTGATGAAAAAATTGATGATCAGGATCAAGGAGCATCTTTATGA
- a CDS encoding DUF2946 domain-containing protein has product MVLGRLLAFSAILLQIAVFIQPLLPEKYQISPVCDTIVHALQLDTSHHEHRSEHSSHTHSDQDLSLANYDTEKLNHEHPKQKTSSSHHHDANHQCQYCVVYAHVVPLPDMGVKEVVVRIQVRLLAFKEAFFHIFFLLKQLFLIPQGRAPPVSFAV; this is encoded by the coding sequence ATGGTTTTAGGAAGATTGCTCGCATTCTCAGCAATTTTGTTACAGATTGCTGTTTTTATACAGCCTTTACTTCCAGAGAAATATCAAATTTCTCCTGTCTGTGACACTATTGTCCATGCACTTCAATTAGATACTTCTCACCATGAGCATAGATCAGAACATTCTTCGCATACTCACTCTGATCAAGATTTGAGTTTAGCTAATTATGATACTGAAAAGCTAAATCATGAACATCCCAAACAAAAAACTTCATCTAGCCATCATCACGATGCAAATCATCAATGTCAGTACTGTGTAGTTTACGCACATGTCGTTCCACTACCAGACATGGGTGTTAAAGAAGTAGTCGTGAGAATTCAAGTTCGGTTATTAGCTTTTAAAGAAGCTTTCTTTCATATCTTCTTTCTTTTAAAACAATTATTTCTGATCCCTCAAGGTCGAGCACCTCCTGTCTCTTTTGCTGTGTAA